The following proteins are co-located in the Maridesulfovibrio sp. genome:
- a CDS encoding Bax inhibitor-1/YccA family protein, with the protein MSRFGAAGSVSARPEVLNAFMRGIYSWMSAGLLATAAVAWVTLSTPAVLNLVLAQNPETGMIAPTMLFWVAAIGEIGLVFYLSMRISKLSAGAATGLFMAYSALNGLTLSTILIAYTAASIFQTFLVTAGMFGAMSLYGLTTRKDLTGMGAFMMMGVFGILIAMVVNFFMHSSALTFAISVLGVFIFAGLTAYDSQKLKDMGEYIPADDATAVRRGTILGALTLYLDFINMFIFLLRLMGNRE; encoded by the coding sequence ATGAGTAGATTCGGTGCAGCCGGTTCCGTTAGCGCGAGACCGGAAGTCCTTAATGCATTTATGCGCGGCATTTACAGCTGGATGAGCGCGGGCCTGTTGGCTACCGCTGCCGTGGCATGGGTAACTCTTTCCACCCCGGCAGTGCTGAACCTCGTGCTGGCCCAGAATCCCGAAACCGGCATGATCGCCCCGACCATGCTGTTCTGGGTTGCTGCCATCGGTGAAATCGGTCTGGTGTTCTACTTGTCCATGCGTATTTCCAAACTGTCTGCCGGTGCAGCTACCGGTCTGTTTATGGCTTACAGCGCACTGAACGGTTTGACCCTTTCCACCATCCTGATTGCCTACACTGCGGCATCCATTTTCCAGACCTTCCTCGTTACTGCAGGAATGTTCGGAGCCATGTCCCTGTACGGTCTTACTACCCGTAAGGACCTGACCGGAATGGGTGCATTCATGATGATGGGTGTGTTCGGTATTCTCATCGCCATGGTGGTGAACTTCTTCATGCATAGTTCTGCACTGACTTTCGCCATTTCTGTTCTGGGTGTATTCATCTTCGCAGGCCTGACAGCTTACGACTCCCAGAAGCTCAAGGATATGGGCGAGTACATTCCTGCTGACGATGCAACCGCAGTAAGACGCGGCACCATCCTCGGTGCGTTGACCCTGTATCTCGACTTTATCAACATGTTCATCTTCCTGCTCCGTCTTATGGGTAACCGCGAGTAG
- the lpxK gene encoding tetraacyldisaccharide 4'-kinase, producing MSLLFKAQKILSPVLAPFSKGYGAVMARRAEKYAQGEYERFRPECPCISIGNIGSGGSGKTPVADWLLKWAEREGLLTVLLTRGYGAKPAHLPYLVNRLSPVGEAGDEPFMLANGNPQAKIVVDPVRKRSGDWATKEFKPQLMLLDDGFQHMAVERDLDFVLLTPDDFTTGWDKVIPRGTWRESKQALQRADVFFVKSGPEAFRRMHWLIQEKLAKFGNPVFQFELKAKGLKLLGEGERFDFGSDKYLLFAGIGKPEILRTDAEKYMGCVPEEFIIFKDHHAYTVQDVEMIRRKAAAAGVKRIICTPKDAVKLTKLGCEDFYVIDLEVEFREAIFFDDTKEAPFDKWWNKQRLTDAFKV from the coding sequence GTGTCCCTGCTCTTTAAGGCTCAGAAAATTCTCAGCCCCGTTCTCGCGCCTTTTTCGAAAGGATATGGTGCGGTTATGGCTCGCCGTGCGGAAAAATATGCGCAGGGGGAATATGAGCGTTTTCGTCCTGAATGCCCGTGTATTTCCATAGGCAATATTGGGTCCGGGGGAAGCGGTAAAACTCCTGTGGCGGATTGGTTGCTTAAGTGGGCGGAGCGGGAAGGTTTGTTGACAGTGCTGCTGACCCGTGGTTATGGGGCCAAGCCTGCGCATTTGCCGTATCTGGTGAATCGGCTTAGTCCGGTTGGTGAGGCCGGGGATGAGCCGTTCATGCTGGCAAACGGCAATCCGCAGGCGAAGATTGTGGTTGATCCTGTGCGTAAACGTTCCGGTGATTGGGCTACGAAGGAATTTAAACCGCAATTGATGCTGCTTGATGACGGTTTCCAGCACATGGCTGTTGAGCGAGATCTTGATTTCGTGCTGCTTACACCGGATGATTTTACAACAGGCTGGGATAAGGTCATTCCTCGGGGCACATGGCGGGAAAGTAAGCAGGCATTGCAACGGGCGGATGTTTTTTTTGTGAAGAGCGGCCCGGAAGCTTTCCGGCGGATGCATTGGTTGATACAGGAAAAGCTGGCGAAGTTCGGGAATCCCGTATTTCAGTTTGAGCTTAAAGCCAAAGGCCTCAAACTCCTTGGCGAAGGGGAGCGGTTTGATTTCGGTAGCGATAAATATCTGCTCTTTGCGGGGATCGGTAAGCCGGAGATCCTGCGCACGGATGCAGAAAAATACATGGGCTGCGTGCCGGAAGAATTTATAATTTTCAAGGATCACCATGCTTACACTGTGCAGGATGTGGAAATGATCCGTAGGAAAGCGGCGGCAGCGGGTGTTAAGCGGATTATCTGCACCCCCAAAGACGCTGTGAAACTGACTAAACTCGGGTGTGAAGACTTTTACGTAATTGATTTGGAAGTGGAATTTAGAGAAGCCATATTTTTTGACGATACAAAAGAAGCTCCCTTCGATAAGTGGTGGAATAAACAAAGATTAACCGATGCGTTTAAGGTGTAA
- the rnr gene encoding ribonuclease R, whose translation MGKKRKSINPGMIKPYEAMNVFKQSRKPLAVGELEKRLGLTKRHRKFVKDILKDLVREGKIIKIGSAYGVVEKMNLVTGKLQVQRSGAAFLIPDDKKRQDIYIHTKNLRDAWHGDRVTVAITGSHWGGKREEGRVVRVLERGKQVFPVRVIRPMGGTALLCHPTDPRLDFGIVVEPDEAVVNEPVLDDNGREIYPAESVDTEVDFTRVSRGDILLVAPGEQINPSLWEGRILKMLGDEDDALVQEAIVKANHGIPTAFPSKVLALADALPDEPVEEDFADREDMRDISFVTIDGVTAKDFDDAVFVEKTAGGYFLRVAIADVSHYVAMDSPLDREALKRGNSYYFPKSVEPMFPEALSNGLCSLNPDVNRLAMTATIEFDKDGAPVKSSFAPAVIRSQGRLTYEQVYKGVILGEKEEQESLGDLLPMLKLCEELARKINRRRNARGSLEFDLPEPEILFNLQGRTVDIRPRCRNFAHQIVEEFMIAANEAVAEFLTEKEIGCLYRVHPGPDEEKLTNLFKVLRKIGISKQIPDPVTPQTLQAVIKDSEGTDQEYIVNRLLLRSMKQAKYEPDNEGHFGLASECYCHFTSPIRRYADLVVHRLLKVALGDEHQAIPGQKQLGRIGNSISGTERTAMEAEREILKRLTIIFLKDKVGEEFTGVISSIAEFGFWVEFQEVMAEGMVRLSSLGDDYYTFWADRQMIVGERTGHAFRLGQKITVRLESVSLELLEANLSLVSGAEDYKKFV comes from the coding sequence ATGGGAAAAAAAAGAAAATCGATAAATCCCGGTATGATCAAGCCTTATGAGGCAATGAATGTTTTCAAGCAAAGCCGCAAGCCTTTGGCTGTGGGCGAGTTGGAGAAAAGACTCGGACTGACCAAGCGGCACCGTAAATTCGTTAAAGATATACTGAAAGACCTTGTCCGCGAAGGCAAAATCATCAAGATCGGCAGCGCTTACGGCGTTGTTGAGAAAATGAATCTGGTTACCGGTAAATTGCAGGTTCAACGTTCCGGTGCTGCCTTTTTGATTCCGGACGATAAGAAACGCCAGGATATTTATATCCACACCAAGAACCTGCGCGATGCATGGCATGGCGACAGGGTCACCGTAGCAATTACCGGCTCGCACTGGGGCGGTAAACGTGAAGAAGGGCGCGTGGTTCGGGTGCTTGAGCGTGGCAAGCAGGTCTTCCCGGTACGTGTGATCCGGCCCATGGGCGGAACTGCGCTTCTTTGCCATCCTACAGATCCTAGATTGGATTTCGGTATTGTGGTGGAACCTGATGAAGCCGTAGTTAATGAGCCTGTACTGGATGATAACGGAAGAGAGATTTATCCTGCTGAATCAGTTGATACGGAAGTGGATTTCACACGAGTATCAAGAGGCGACATCCTGCTGGTGGCTCCCGGAGAGCAGATAAATCCTTCGCTTTGGGAAGGGCGCATCCTGAAAATGCTGGGCGATGAAGATGATGCCCTTGTTCAGGAAGCTATTGTTAAGGCTAACCATGGTATTCCGACTGCTTTTCCGTCCAAGGTTCTGGCTTTGGCTGATGCCCTGCCTGATGAACCGGTGGAAGAAGATTTTGCTGATCGTGAAGATATGCGTGATATTTCTTTTGTGACTATCGACGGTGTGACCGCAAAAGACTTTGACGATGCTGTTTTCGTGGAAAAGACTGCTGGAGGTTATTTTTTGCGGGTGGCAATTGCGGATGTCAGCCACTATGTGGCTATGGACTCACCGCTGGATCGTGAGGCCTTGAAGCGCGGTAACTCCTATTATTTCCCCAAGTCCGTGGAGCCGATGTTTCCAGAGGCTCTGAGTAACGGGCTGTGCAGTTTGAACCCGGACGTAAACCGTCTGGCTATGACCGCAACTATTGAGTTTGATAAGGATGGTGCCCCTGTAAAATCTTCTTTTGCCCCGGCGGTGATCAGGAGTCAGGGCCGTTTGACTTATGAACAGGTCTACAAGGGCGTTATTCTCGGTGAAAAAGAAGAGCAGGAAAGCCTCGGCGATTTGCTGCCCATGCTGAAGCTTTGCGAAGAGCTGGCCCGTAAAATTAACAGGCGACGCAATGCCCGGGGCAGTCTTGAGTTTGACCTGCCTGAACCGGAAATTCTTTTTAACTTGCAGGGACGGACTGTGGATATTCGTCCGCGTTGCCGTAACTTTGCGCACCAGATAGTTGAAGAATTTATGATTGCTGCCAACGAGGCGGTGGCGGAATTTTTGACTGAAAAGGAAATCGGATGTCTGTACCGCGTACACCCCGGACCGGACGAAGAAAAACTTACCAACCTGTTCAAAGTGCTGCGCAAGATCGGGATCAGCAAGCAGATTCCTGATCCGGTAACTCCGCAGACCTTGCAGGCAGTGATTAAAGATTCCGAAGGCACGGATCAGGAGTATATTGTCAACCGGTTGCTGCTGCGTTCCATGAAGCAGGCCAAGTATGAGCCGGATAATGAAGGACACTTCGGACTGGCATCTGAATGCTACTGCCATTTTACTTCACCGATCAGGCGTTACGCCGACCTCGTGGTGCATCGGCTTTTGAAAGTTGCGTTGGGTGATGAGCATCAGGCGATTCCCGGACAGAAACAATTGGGACGTATTGGTAATTCCATCAGCGGAACAGAGCGCACAGCCATGGAAGCAGAGCGCGAAATTCTCAAGCGGCTGACCATTATTTTCCTTAAGGATAAGGTCGGCGAAGAATTTACCGGAGTAATTTCTTCTATTGCTGAATTCGGATTCTGGGTGGAATTTCAGGAGGTCATGGCCGAAGGTATGGTCCGCCTTTCATCGCTTGGTGATGACTACTACACCTTCTGGGCTGATCGTCAGATGATCGTCGGTGAGCGCACCGGACATGCATTCCGATTGGGACAGAAGATCACCGTGCGGCTGGAGTCAGTCAGCCTTGAATTGCTGGAAGCGAACCTTTCATTGGTCTCCGGCGCTGAAGACTACAAGAAGTTTGTCTAA
- a CDS encoding helix-turn-helix transcriptional regulator encodes MQAKDFDSFFERLKEHTDISTQAQLARELGVGRAAVSLVKKKGAVPPRWILELSVRYNLDSTWLESGLGSPRPEVNAMEFADEFSRIPKVAARLSAGGGSFETGGEIEGFYAFRKDWIGGKGNPSDMVLMEVYGNSMEPELKEGDIVLLDQSRKDILAGGIYAVGVEDTVMVKRVEKRPGQVVLHSDNKDYSPIYLGGDELENVRVLGQVVWVSREYH; translated from the coding sequence ATGCAAGCTAAAGATTTCGATTCATTTTTTGAAAGACTGAAGGAACATACAGATATTTCCACTCAGGCCCAGCTGGCCCGTGAACTGGGAGTCGGCAGGGCGGCAGTCTCTCTTGTTAAAAAGAAAGGTGCAGTCCCTCCGCGTTGGATTCTTGAGCTTTCCGTGCGCTACAATCTCGATTCCACTTGGCTTGAGTCCGGTTTAGGTTCTCCGCGTCCGGAAGTTAATGCTATGGAATTTGCAGATGAATTTTCCCGTATTCCAAAGGTTGCAGCCCGCCTTTCCGCTGGGGGCGGATCATTTGAAACAGGCGGTGAAATTGAAGGCTTCTACGCCTTCCGCAAGGATTGGATTGGCGGCAAAGGAAACCCTTCCGATATGGTTTTAATGGAAGTTTATGGCAACAGCATGGAGCCGGAATTAAAGGAAGGTGACATTGTTCTGTTGGACCAATCCCGTAAAGATATTCTTGCCGGTGGTATTTACGCTGTAGGTGTCGAAGATACTGTCATGGTTAAAAGGGTGGAAAAGCGCCCCGGTCAAGTTGTCCTGCATAGTGACAATAAAGATTATTCTCCTATTTATCTCGGTGGTGATGAGCTTGAGAATGTGCGTGTTCTTGGGCAGGTTGTCTGGGTTTCCCGCGAATATCATTAG
- a CDS encoding UPF0489 family protein, with the protein MGEWLVNFQGRNHSTAIKLNFLWKQDNIFIMDNHRAAFWCWMESLKKGENLNLFHVDRHFDALFSAQDYSNFPHADFENFGINEYLECGYDNDFFAVTPLFRWDNYLGLFIEKYGERISNWAFATHGKGSAPQSIRYAAYEPWEFPAALGELEGNWIFNLDLDYFFGRMADGKMNRLFTDEYIEGWGTELRKALDGGVIKNLTISLSPECAAGWEGAEKALSVLNQGLGIDFSLPE; encoded by the coding sequence ATGGGTGAATGGTTAGTAAATTTTCAGGGACGCAACCACTCAACAGCTATCAAGCTGAACTTCCTGTGGAAGCAAGATAATATATTCATAATGGATAACCATCGTGCTGCCTTCTGGTGCTGGATGGAGAGTTTGAAGAAGGGTGAGAACCTGAACCTGTTCCATGTGGACCGCCATTTTGATGCTTTATTTTCAGCGCAGGATTATTCTAATTTCCCACATGCAGATTTTGAGAATTTCGGGATCAATGAATACCTCGAGTGCGGATATGACAACGATTTTTTCGCCGTGACCCCACTGTTCCGCTGGGATAATTATCTTGGCCTTTTTATTGAAAAGTATGGGGAAAGAATCTCAAACTGGGCTTTTGCCACTCATGGTAAAGGTTCGGCTCCGCAATCAATCCGTTATGCTGCCTACGAACCTTGGGAGTTTCCGGCAGCGCTTGGCGAATTGGAGGGCAACTGGATTTTTAACCTTGATCTGGATTATTTCTTCGGGCGCATGGCTGACGGGAAAATGAATCGGCTTTTCACCGATGAATATATTGAAGGCTGGGGAACTGAATTACGTAAGGCTCTAGATGGCGGTGTCATTAAAAACCTGACCATAAGTCTCAGTCCGGAATGTGCTGCAGGCTGGGAAGGAGCCGAGAAAGCCTTGTCTGTTCTTAATCAGGGACTCGGAATAGACTTTTCCCTTCCTGAATAG
- a CDS encoding endonuclease/exonuclease/phosphatase family protein → MYALFKLFFSILFFVSILAAGYFLIRWFVDPVYRIGALENGEVLKFSGETQAGEIYSGKLKVLSYNLGFAAGPMQHTLADDHPEDFFTANLDEFINLVRTEDANIVLLQEVDLDSKRSWYMNQLNYIMDRLGWGYAAPVVDWDMYFPLRKERKITKATVVISKFPIVSNDYTQTSCKPDFENRILNLFYYPLLWKSTMQRVAVEVGGKRVDIYNVHLCVWNRDARVAQAEYLAEWIKRESRDVDYIIGGDFNFQAYIRGTPIPEEDLSKPPFINKFREKLDGVSEILSSPGQSADILHKNFTFEERKHRYDFLFYSKGLLLESAQVVDAIAASDHYPVFGSFLFVRQSF, encoded by the coding sequence ATGTATGCACTGTTTAAGCTTTTTTTCTCTATACTCTTCTTTGTATCCATCCTTGCCGCGGGTTATTTTCTGATCAGGTGGTTTGTTGATCCAGTGTACCGGATAGGTGCTTTGGAGAATGGGGAAGTCCTTAAGTTTAGCGGTGAGACTCAAGCCGGAGAAATATATAGCGGCAAATTGAAAGTGTTGAGTTATAATTTGGGATTTGCCGCCGGGCCAATGCAACACACTCTTGCAGATGATCATCCTGAAGATTTTTTCACTGCTAATCTGGATGAATTTATTAATCTGGTCAGAACAGAAGATGCTAATATCGTGCTTTTACAGGAAGTAGATCTTGATTCCAAGCGTTCGTGGTACATGAATCAATTGAATTATATCATGGACCGTTTGGGGTGGGGATATGCCGCTCCGGTGGTGGATTGGGATATGTATTTTCCCCTGCGCAAAGAACGCAAGATAACCAAAGCCACAGTTGTTATTTCAAAATTTCCCATTGTTTCCAATGATTATACTCAGACTTCCTGTAAACCTGATTTTGAAAACCGGATATTGAACCTTTTTTATTACCCTCTGCTCTGGAAATCGACTATGCAGCGCGTGGCGGTTGAAGTCGGCGGAAAGCGTGTTGATATATACAATGTTCATCTTTGCGTATGGAACAGGGACGCACGGGTGGCACAGGCAGAATACCTTGCCGAATGGATCAAAAGAGAAAGCCGGGATGTTGATTATATTATCGGGGGCGATTTTAATTTTCAGGCCTATATCAGAGGAACCCCTATTCCCGAAGAGGACCTCAGCAAACCTCCATTTATCAATAAATTTCGTGAAAAATTAGATGGGGTCAGTGAAATACTGAGTAGTCCGGGGCAATCTGCTGATATATTGCATAAAAATTTTACTTTTGAAGAACGCAAGCATCGTTACGACTTTCTTTTTTACTCCAAGGGTTTATTATTAGAGTCCGCACAGGTGGTCGATGCCATTGCAGCATCTGATCATTATCCTGTTTTTGGTTCTTTTCTGTTTGTAAGACAGTCTTTTTGA
- a CDS encoding ABC transporter substrate binding protein yields MKKILLVFVIFCLFCSSALAGEAKTKNIMIVHSYDLDNICGEPQHQGVVESLAKAGFVAGDNLDVHQYAMGTKKVNNTPELMAKQVEIVLEKVGSIRPDVLVLLDDNAFRTVGLKLVDTDINIVFSGLNGQPEDYDRKVKWMNSRSAPGHNITGVYEKLHFIDACKVQKKILPGLKKMLVVSDESPTGKAVLKQLGLEIAEGESDLGIEFDFRIATSWEEYMEIMGQACSDSTIGTVYPAATLLKDKNGKSRATADIIKWTVANCRIPGISINYSFARLGMLGGAGVDFIAMGRQAGVMVAAVLNGRSPGDIPVEEAERYALVFNLKRAKELGMEIPADILMAADVVYK; encoded by the coding sequence ATGAAGAAAATACTTTTAGTGTTTGTCATATTTTGTCTTTTTTGCAGTTCGGCTTTAGCCGGAGAAGCAAAGACAAAGAATATCATGATTGTTCATAGTTACGATCTGGATAATATTTGTGGTGAACCACAGCATCAGGGAGTTGTGGAAAGCCTTGCAAAAGCGGGATTTGTTGCTGGAGATAATTTAGATGTCCACCAGTACGCCATGGGAACTAAAAAGGTGAATAATACCCCAGAACTTATGGCGAAACAGGTAGAAATAGTTCTGGAAAAAGTCGGTTCAATTCGGCCCGATGTCCTTGTTCTGCTTGATGATAATGCTTTCAGAACTGTCGGCCTCAAGCTTGTGGATACTGATATTAATATTGTTTTTTCCGGTTTGAATGGGCAACCCGAAGATTATGATAGAAAAGTAAAGTGGATGAATTCACGTTCTGCTCCGGGACACAATATAACTGGGGTATACGAGAAGCTCCATTTCATCGATGCATGCAAGGTTCAGAAAAAAATTCTTCCGGGGCTCAAGAAAATGTTGGTGGTTTCAGATGAATCTCCCACCGGCAAGGCTGTACTCAAACAGTTGGGGCTGGAAATAGCGGAAGGTGAAAGTGATCTGGGTATTGAATTTGATTTCCGTATTGCAACTTCTTGGGAAGAATACATGGAGATTATGGGGCAGGCCTGTTCCGACTCGACTATTGGCACCGTCTATCCGGCAGCGACCTTGTTGAAGGATAAAAACGGCAAGAGTCGGGCAACTGCGGATATTATCAAATGGACGGTAGCTAATTGCCGTATTCCTGGAATATCAATCAATTATTCTTTTGCACGTTTGGGAATGCTCGGGGGGGCCGGAGTTGATTTTATTGCTATGGGCAGACAGGCCGGCGTAATGGTTGCCGCTGTTTTGAACGGGAGATCTCCCGGAGATATTCCGGTTGAAGAAGCGGAGCGTTATGCCCTTGTTTTTAATCTCAAGCGGGCTAAAGAGTTGGGGATGGAAATTCCCGCCGATATTTTAATGGCTGCTGATGTTGTTTACAAATAG
- a CDS encoding response regulator — translation MRKISSYRLSTLVAAAICGMAIVTALAMGGVFSYSYFSTLKNEYHDRVRAEGQEVSLELYSFLHRAMARLGELSKDNSIRVAIMMGVDYPLSEKLSEYDQAPLGIDFFVLRKDDGRIFISSPRPFDEPYIQSALESSPHRCSFCRSAGGGFMTVFSLPIRSRSEIVGSAACLVDFSRSELVTTFQNSHESRMVLFDQGKAYDLISGEVLSLSMGESSESKDLMQVRIGKEQRGILYRSELVPGLAYFVSDAKFNSALSHTFWLLLPLFGVVIGLCIIVSLILSSKLTRPLRIITASAEGISKGEEGDIPDRDSRISEINALGNALSSMLENLRRTRSLEQYQFFFDNVDDLVCITDMDGVFLRVNSGGADFLGYGRDEFLRKTVFELVPPYERESLRGLMNSLFMDNDSLQFECPAVAKSGEIVYTDVRSRRITYHGQDVLLSVVRDVTDRKRDEEELQHYAAELLKAKEIEERNSAHMADTLKKLEEAMTRAEVANRTKSEFLAQMSHEIRTPMNSILGMADMLSDTRLTTEQRSYVSIFRDSGKALLNLIDDILDLSKIESGKLTLEHTKFNIDDLVDEVSGIMSVSAWKKNLVFACHVDPSCPAYFDGDPTRIKQILVNLLSNAIKFTDAGSVVLEIFSSPGIQGKTVLHMVVRDSGIGISEEKFKDIFENFVQADSSTTRKYGGTGLGLSITRNLVELMNGHIDVRNILSGGAEFRTDIEVGSIDEIDGNTRKIRDAIKGRQVLVIDERGQVRDYICKCLSEWGASCMAAGDLNFACVQSESCRSNAELVIVSDLLGEEGGLSEIESIKARLNSENPVLCTLSSSPGVSSNSPEINNLFGVKGSVHWPVTRGGLRKAMLNIYGESSVGEENREETVELKPLRILVVEDSENNRMLLDFFLKDTPFRLRFATNGDEAVNMYRLNNFDLVLMDIQMPGKDGLDATREIRAYEWENGYPATPILALTANARDEDRKNCLKAGCSGFLSKPIKKISLIKGILRHSL, via the coding sequence ATGAGAAAAATATCTTCCTACAGGCTTTCAACCCTAGTGGCTGCCGCAATTTGCGGGATGGCTATTGTTACCGCCCTCGCTATGGGTGGAGTCTTTTCTTACAGTTATTTCAGTACACTGAAAAATGAATATCATGACCGTGTGCGTGCTGAGGGGCAGGAAGTAAGCCTTGAATTGTACAGCTTCCTGCATCGTGCAATGGCACGCCTTGGAGAGTTGAGTAAGGATAACTCTATCCGGGTTGCCATAATGATGGGGGTGGACTACCCGCTCTCCGAAAAGCTGTCAGAGTATGATCAAGCACCCTTAGGAATAGACTTCTTTGTGCTTCGTAAGGATGACGGCAGAATTTTTATATCCTCGCCCAGACCGTTTGATGAACCTTATATTCAAAGTGCACTGGAAAGTTCTCCTCATCGCTGTTCTTTTTGCAGATCTGCGGGGGGAGGTTTTATGACCGTATTTTCGCTGCCTATCCGCAGCAGGTCTGAGATTGTAGGGAGTGCCGCTTGTTTGGTTGATTTTTCAAGGTCAGAGCTGGTGACAACATTCCAGAATTCCCACGAAAGCAGGATGGTACTGTTTGATCAGGGTAAAGCTTATGATCTGATTTCCGGTGAAGTTTTGTCTTTGTCTATGGGGGAATCCTCGGAAAGCAAAGATCTTATGCAGGTCCGTATCGGAAAAGAACAGCGGGGGATTTTATACCGCAGCGAACTTGTTCCGGGTTTGGCTTATTTTGTTTCAGACGCCAAGTTTAATAGCGCCTTGAGTCATACTTTCTGGCTTTTATTGCCTCTGTTCGGTGTTGTCATAGGGCTTTGCATAATAGTTTCTCTCATTTTGAGCAGCAAGCTTACCCGCCCGTTGCGCATAATTACTGCTTCCGCTGAGGGTATTTCCAAAGGCGAAGAGGGTGATATCCCTGATCGTGACAGTCGTATCTCAGAAATTAATGCACTGGGGAACGCTCTTTCCTCCATGCTTGAAAACCTGCGCAGAACCCGTAGTTTGGAACAGTATCAGTTCTTTTTTGATAATGTCGATGATCTGGTCTGCATAACCGATATGGACGGTGTTTTTCTAAGGGTGAACAGCGGCGGAGCAGATTTTCTCGGATATGGGCGTGATGAATTTTTAAGGAAGACCGTATTTGAGCTTGTGCCTCCGTATGAGCGGGAAAGTCTGCGTGGTCTCATGAACAGTCTTTTCATGGATAACGATTCCTTGCAGTTCGAGTGTCCGGCTGTGGCCAAGTCCGGTGAGATTGTATACACCGATGTGCGTTCCCGGCGGATTACCTATCATGGACAGGATGTTCTTTTGAGTGTTGTTCGTGATGTGACGGACCGTAAACGTGATGAAGAAGAACTGCAGCATTATGCCGCTGAATTGCTGAAAGCCAAAGAAATAGAAGAACGCAACTCAGCCCACATGGCGGATACTCTCAAGAAGCTTGAAGAGGCAATGACCAGAGCAGAGGTTGCCAACCGCACTAAAAGTGAGTTCTTAGCCCAGATGAGCCATGAAATACGGACACCCATGAATTCAATTCTGGGCATGGCCGACATGCTTTCTGATACCCGTCTGACCACCGAACAAAGAAGTTATGTGTCCATTTTCAGGGATTCCGGTAAGGCATTGCTCAATTTAATTGATGATATCCTTGATCTGTCCAAGATCGAATCCGGTAAACTTACCCTTGAGCATACGAAATTCAATATTGATGATCTTGTGGATGAAGTCTCCGGCATCATGTCTGTGAGTGCCTGGAAAAAAAATCTGGTTTTTGCCTGCCATGTTGACCCCAGTTGTCCGGCTTATTTTGATGGTGATCCGACAAGAATTAAACAGATTCTGGTTAACCTGCTCAGTAATGCCATAAAGTTTACCGATGCCGGTTCAGTTGTGCTGGAGATTTTTTCCTCCCCCGGCATTCAGGGAAAGACTGTACTGCATATGGTTGTGCGTGACAGCGGCATAGGAATTTCTGAAGAGAAATTCAAAGATATCTTTGAAAATTTTGTGCAGGCCGATTCGTCCACAACCCGTAAATACGGTGGGACAGGACTCGGCTTGTCCATTACCCGCAACCTTGTAGAGTTGATGAACGGGCATATTGATGTTCGGAATATTTTGTCAGGGGGAGCGGAGTTCCGCACCGATATTGAGGTTGGGAGTATTGATGAAATTGACGGAAATACCCGGAAAATCAGGGACGCAATAAAGGGCCGTCAGGTTCTGGTTATTGATGAGCGGGGACAGGTTCGGGATTATATCTGCAAGTGCCTGAGTGAGTGGGGAGCCTCTTGCATGGCCGCCGGAGATTTAAATTTTGCCTGTGTGCAGAGTGAGTCCTGCCGCAGTAATGCCGAACTGGTAATTGTTTCCGATCTGCTTGGCGAGGAAGGTGGATTGAGCGAAATAGAATCCATCAAAGCCCGGCTGAACAGTGAGAATCCTGTATTATGTACTCTTTCTTCTTCTCCCGGAGTTAGTAGTAACAGTCCTGAAATAAATAATCTTTTCGGTGTTAAGGGCAGTGTGCACTGGCCTGTTACACGTGGAGGGCTGCGCAAGGCGATGCTTAATATTTATGGCGAATCTTCCGTTGGTGAGGAAAATCGGGAAGAGACAGTCGAACTTAAGCCTTTGCGTATTCTTGTGGTTGAAGATTCGGAAAATAACCGCATGTTGCTGGATTTTTTCCTTAAAGATACTCCGTTCAGACTACGCTTTGCCACCAACGGTGATGAGGCTGTGAACATGTACCGGTTAAATAATTTTGATCTGGTTTTGATGGACATACAGATGCCCGGGAAGGACGGGCTTGATGCCACCCGCGAAATCAGAGCCTACGAATGGGAAAACGGATATCCGGCTACCCCGATATTGGCTTTAACAGCCAATGCTCGAGATGAAGACCGAAAAAATTGTCTCAAGGCAGGATGCAGCGGATTTTTGTCCAAGCCCATCAAAAAGATATCCCTGATAAAGGGAATTCTCAGGCACAGTCTGTAG